The Aedes aegypti strain LVP_AGWG chromosome 3, AaegL5.0 Primary Assembly, whole genome shotgun sequence genome contains a region encoding:
- the LOC5566156 gene encoding uncharacterized serine-rich protein C215.13, which yields MGVEAAAVNHHNHHHGHYFGGANDCGSLKGSPLASSPPSAVKFSAVGIYRPPAARKALKFSESAIQLAPPAAGDNPNEYGHYHPPPPIPSATQAQHVSAAKTASEENLEDPPPIPPPSSVVASKSPCKATATGSVSRAPKQEATGDDSSATKTDSSTPPTKAITTGKSKLTVADVANAVVIAAADSNNNNTGNSAEQPLVAAAVTSQGNQTSSSSTTTTRPARPHRERRPDRAVYIPRARRSLTTPPVTAPSQQQSSTSASTSVTSASTTVTSPPSPPVSTSGSLSAFATPLSSPPKVPSKKERSNGERERKSKAKDKPPPPPADTVVPDLEVPNIANTVIVNHRKNDSAASVDSNCTVSFKNRSHSVEESVPANGVHQELVKLKKQKSEEVPRENVDQDCDFAPKAEAKRERKERQNGSILSELNGSTNHKAIETMNKSNRSRSSKQISGNATALIINDKIGTNAADKIDKDERELRRASQEINRSNRRIIKQSFASDVLEIAEQEPAEKDISTEKVNGQAKQDPERLVNPEEDDWESMYDDNGDCLNPKLMEELTSAVGKVSIEVPRTDYKLYQTKQAALNEEEFPHVLEVSNFPVEFRTQDLMMLFSQYKESGFDIKWVDDTHALAVFSSSKIAAEVLANGHTFVKLKPLAEATVESRSKARKCSSSLQPYRPRPETCAALARRLVTTALGVRLKTAPEERENEKRVLREAKERKLLAAKQREEIWES from the exons GTTCGCCTTTGGCGTCATCACCCCCGTCAGCCGTCAAGTTTTCCGCCGTAGGGATCTACCGGCCACCGGCAGCTCGGAAGGCGTTAAAATTTTCCGAAAGCGCTATCCAACTCGCCCCGCCAGCAGCCGGCGATAATCCCAACGAGTACGGTCACTACCACCCTCCACCGCCAATTCCTTCGGCTACACAGGCACAGCATGTGAGCGCAGCAAAAACTGCATCCGAAGAAAATTTAGAGGACCCACCCCCGATACCGCCCCCATCTTCTGTCGTTGCATCGAAATCACCTTGCAAGGCTACTGCTACCGGCAGTGTTAGTAGGGCACCAAAGCAAGAAGCGACAGGTGATGATAGCAGTGCTACTAAAACCGATAGTAGTACACCGCCAACAAAAGCGATAACTACTGGCAAAAGTAAATTGACGGTAGCAGATGTAGCAAACGCTGTAGTTATAGCAGCAGCtgatagtaataataataataccggCAACAGCGCCGAACAACCACTTGTTGCTGCGGCAGTAACTAGTCAAGGAAATCAAACCTCAAGTAGTAGTACTACCACCACTAG ACCCGCCCGTCCGCACCGGGAACGACGACCGGATCGTGCCGTGTACATTCCACGGGCCCGTCGGAGTCTAACTACCCCGCCGGTAACTGCTCCCAGCCAGCAGCAATCATCCACCAGTGCTTCCACTAGCGTGACCAGCGCATCGACAACCGTAACTTCGCCACCGTCACCGCCGGTGTCAACTTCCGGTAGTCTTTCAGCTTTTGCAACTCCACTCAGTTCTCCACCCAAGGTACCGAGCAAAAAAGAACGATCCAACGGCGAGAGGGAACGAAAATCCAAAGCAAAGGACAAACCTCCACCACCACCAGCGGATACCGTAGTTCCGGACCTTGAAGTACCAAACATCGCCAACACTGTGATAGTGAATCATCGAAAGAACGATTCGGCTGCCTCAGTTGACAGTAATTGTACCGTAAGTTTTAAGAACCGTAGTCATAGTGTAGAGGAAAGTGTCCCGGCCAACGGAGTCCACCAAGAGCTAGTGAAGCTCAAGAAGCAAAAATCGGAAGAGGTACCTCGAGAGAACGTAGACCAAGACTGTGATTTCGCACCCAAAGCAGAAGCGAAAAGAGAACGAAAGGAACGCCAGAACGGTAGCATTTTATCGGAACTGAACGGAAGTACAAATCACAAAGCGATAGAAACCATGAACAAATCCAATAGAAGTCGTAGTTCCAAGCAGATCAGCGGTAACGCTACTGCATTGATCATCAACGATAAAATCGGAACAAATGCAGCTGATAAGATAGACAAAGATGAGAGGGAACTTAGAAGAGCTTCCCAGGAGATCAACAGAAGCAATAGGCGAATTATCAAGCAATCGTTCGCTTCGGATGTGTTGGAAATTGCCGAACAGGAACCTGCCGAGAAAGACATTTCTACGGAAAAGGTTAACGGGCAGGCGAAACAGGATCCGGAACGGTTAGTCAACCCGGAAGAGGACGATTGGGAGTCCATGTACGATGATAACGGAGATTGTTTGAATCCGAAGCTAATGGAAGAATTGACATCGGCGGTGGGGAAGGTGTCTATCGAAGTTCCCCGAACGGATTATAAG CTGTATCAAACGAAACAAGCCGCTCTAAACGAGGAAGAATTTCCACACGTGTTGGAGGTGTCCAATTTCCCGGTGGAGTTTAGAACACAAGATCTCATGATGCTATTCTCGCAGTACAAAGAGTCAGGGTTTGACATCAAATGGGTTGATGACACACACGCTCTAGCCGTTTTCAGTAGTTCCAAGATTG CGGCCGAAGTTCTTGCCAATGGTCACACGTTTGTGAAGCTGAAACCCCTAGCCGAGGCCACGGTAGAGTCTCGCTCCAAGGCCAGAAAGTGTTCCAGCTCGCTGCAACCGTACCGACCTCGACCGGAAACCTGCGCTGCCCTGGCCCGACGACTCGTAACGACGGCCCTCGGGGTCCGACTGAAGACTGCCCCCGAAGAGCGCGAAAACGAGAAGCGCGTGCTTCGGGAAGCCAAGG AACGCAAACTGCTCGCTGCCAAACAACGGGAAGAAATCTGGGAAAGCTAA